Proteins encoded within one genomic window of Gallus gallus isolate bGalGal1 chromosome 1, bGalGal1.mat.broiler.GRCg7b, whole genome shotgun sequence:
- the BAIAP2L2 gene encoding brain-specific angiogenesis inhibitor 1-associated protein 2-like protein 2, whose translation MDLSYRSTISIYKSILEQFNPALENLVYLGNNYLRAFHALSKAAEVYFKAVEKIGERALQSSTSHVLGEILMQMSDTQRLLSSDLEVVAQTFHVDLLQHMEKNSKMDVQFISESQKQYELEYRRKANNLEKCTTELWRMERARDKNVREMKENVMRLRSEMQAFLSNSQREAELEEKRRYRFLAEKHQMLYNTLLQFYSRARGMIQTKAPQWKEQLEASRNPSNSHVQGLLPSSHSQGYPSGRLTPTHLEMRPLGDFASSLAGSRSSIFSQEPSETRLSPQPEVPRRPLQRTPSASLLPAGRVSRSGSFGEASSSSEGRRRSGTVRVQAIAPHTTGANRTLLRFDPGDVITVLMPEAQNGWLYGKLEGSSTCGWFPEAYVKPLEDARDMEEPPVRSFPLRSSHSMDDILDHPSVSSSSWSAAAQAAVPNPPPPPVGASSHQSGSVTSGGSKKPGVFDQPPELFPRGTNPFATVKLRPTVTNDRSAPIIR comes from the exons ATGGACCTGTCCTACAGATCCACCATCTCCATCTATAAG AGCATCCTGGAGCAGTTTAACCCTGCACTGGAGAACCTGGTGTACCTGGGGAACAACTACTTGCGTGCCTTCCATG CATTATCCAAAGCAGCTGAAGTCTACTTTAAGGCAGTCGAAAAGATTGGGGAGCGAGCGCTGCAGAGCTCCACCTCACACGTGCTGG GTGAAATCCTGATGCAGATGTCCGACACGCAGAGGCTCCTGAGCTCTGATTTAGAAGTTGTG gcTCAGACGTTCCATGTGGACCTACTGCAGCACATGGAGAAGAACTCCAAAATGGACGTGCAGTTCATCAGT GAGAGCCAGAAGCAGTACGAGTTGGAGTACCGGCGCAAAGCCAACAACCTGGAGAAGTGCACGACAGAGCTCTGGAGGATGGAGAGGGCCCGTGATAAAAACGTCCGGGAGATGAAG GAGAACGTGATGCGGCTGCGCTCGGAGATGCAGGCATTCCTCTCCAACAGCCAGCGGGaggctgagctggaggagaaaCGCCGCTACCGCTTCCTGGCTGAAAAGCACCAGATGCTATACAACACTCTCCTCCAGTTCTACAGCAGG GCCCGGGGCATGATCCAGACCAAAGCACCACAGtggaaggagcagctggaggccaGCCGCAACCCCTCCAACAGCCATGTGCAAGGCCTGCTCCCCAGTTCCCATAGCCAGGGCTATCCATCGGGCCGGCTCACGCCTACCCACCTGGAGATG AGACCCCTTGGGGACTTTGCTTCTTCCCTGGCTGGGAGTAGGTCCAGCATCTTCTCTCAGGAACCATCAGAAACGAGACTTTCTCCTCAACCAGAGGTCCCCAGGCGACCGCTGCAGAGGACACCATCAGCCA GTTTGCTCCCTGCTGGCCGTGTGTCCCGCTCTGGTTCCTTCGGtgaggccagcagcagcagtgaaggcAGGCGGAGGAGCGGCACAGTGAGAGTGCAGGCTATCGCGCCCCACACGACAGGGGCCAACCGGACCCTGCTGCGCTTCGATCCTGGGGATGTCATCACAGTGCTGATGCCAGAGGCGCAGAATGGCTGGCTATACGGCAAGCTGGAGGGCTCGTCCAC ATGTGGCTGGTTCCCTGAAGCTTATGTCAAGCCTCTGGAGGATGCAAGGGACATGGAGGAGCCACCTGTCAG GTCTTTCCCACTCCGGAGCAGTCACAGTATGGATGACATCTTGGACCATCCCAGCGTTTCTTCCTCTAGCTGGTCTGCTGCTGCCCAAGCTGCTGTGCCAAACCCACCTCCTCCACCAGTGGGTGCCAGCAGTCACCAGAGTGGGTCGGTGACCTCAGGTGGTTCGAAG aaaCCAGGAGTATTTGACCAGCCACCTGAACTCTTCCCAAG aggTACCAACCCCTTTGCCACAGTCAAGCTACGTCCCACGGTCACCAACGATCGCTCCGCACCCATTATCCGATGA
- the SLC16A8 gene encoding monocarboxylate transporter 3 isoform X1, giving the protein MGRADPEEGQLPAPVKPPDGGWGWIVLFGCFVITGFSYAFPKAVSVYFKELMKDFHVGYSDTAWISSIMLAMLYGTGPVCSIMVNQFGCRPVMLIGGLLASSGMILASFTTNIIELYLTAGVLTGLGMALNFQPSLIMLGTYFDKRRPLANGLAAAGSPVFLSSLSPLGQVLLEKFGWRGGFLIMGGLLLNCCTCGAVMRPLDAGMKRKTEKAQDKYEAKEMLPMGGKSEEGISTTDGTKKTKKAKKKPKKGKKLLDFSIFSNRGFIIYTISKFILVLGLFVPPILLVNYAKDTGVPDTEAAFLLSIIGFIDIFARPACGMVAGLKWVRPHVAYLFSFAMLFNGLTDICSARASNYTGLVIFCVFFGISYGMVGALQFEVLMAIVGSQKFSSAIGLVLLIEAFAVLIGPPSAGRLVDALKNYEVIFYLAGSEVVLSALFLAMATYCCLNRGKKTPPPEKNPSAGGGSDTEEAESDVQEAEEHSSDNHQPAHGTDKATVAANEEANHVEDEQSGEGGRCPEADGEVSSRAGCNADQTVERDSF; this is encoded by the exons ATGGGGAGAGCTGACCCAGAGGaagggcagctcccagctcccgtGAAGCCCCCAGATGGCGGCTGGGGCTGGATCGTGCTTTTTGGCTGCTTTGTGATCACTGGCTTCTCCTATGCCTTCCCAAAAGCTGTCAGTGTCTACTTCAAGGAGCTCATGAAAGATTTCCACGTGGGTTACAGTGACACGGCCTGGATCTCCTCTATCATGCTAGCCATGCTCTATGGAACAG gACCAGTATGCAGCATCATGGTGAACCAGTTTGGCTGCCGGCCTGTGATGCTCATTGGAGGGCTGCTAGCTTCTTCTGGAATGATTCTGGCATCTTTTACCACCAACATCATTGAGCTTTATTTGACAGCTGGTGTGCTGACAG GTCTGGGTATGGCGTTGAACTTCCAGCCCTCTCTTATCATGCTGGGCACCTACTTCGACAAACGTCGGCCTCTTGCCAATGgactggctgctgctgggagccctgtcttcctttcctccctctctccactGGGACaagtgctgctggagaagtTTGGTTGGCGAGGAGGGTTCCTCATCATGGGGGGCCTTCTGCTCAACTGCTGCACTTGTGGGGCAGTCATGAGACCCCTGGATGCGGGCATGAAGCGGAAAACGGAGAAGGCTCAGGACAAATATGAAGCCAAGGAGATGCTGCCCATGGGAGGCAAGTCAGAGGAGGGCATCAGCACCACTGATGGAACCAAGAAAACCAAGAAAGCCAAAAAGAAGcccaagaaaggaaagaagctgttGGATTTTAGCATCTTTTCCAACCGAGGCTTCATCATTTACACTATCTCAAAGTTCATCTTGGTCTTGGGTCTCTTCGTGCCCCCCATCTTGCTGGTCAACTATGCCAAGGACACAGGAGTACCGGACACAGAGGCTGCATTCTTGCTCTCCATCATTGGTTTCATTGACATCTTTGCCCGACCAGCGTGTGGCATGGTGGCAGGCTTGAAGTGGGTCCGCCCTCATGTGGCATACCTGTTCAGCTTTGCTATGCTCTTCAACGGCTTGACAGACATCTGCAGTGCCAGGGCTAGCAATTACACAGGGCTGGTCatcttctgtgtcttttttgGCATTTCTTACGGCATGGTAGGGGCTCTGCAGTTTGAGGTGCTGATGGCCATCGTTGGCTCCCAGAAGTTCTCCAGTGCCATCGGGCTGGTCCTACTTATCGAGGCTTTTGCTGTGCTCATTGGTCCACCCTCTGCAG GCCGCTTGGTTGACGCTCTCAAGAACTACGAGGTGATCTTCTACTTGGCGGGCTCAGAGGTGGTGCTCTCAGCTCTCTTCCTGGCCATGGCCACCTACTGCTGCCTGAACCGAGGGAAGAAGACGCCTCCCCCAGAGAAGAACCCTTCAGCGGGTGGTGGGAGCGACACTGAAGAAGCTGAGTCTGATGtgcaggaagctgaggagcacagcagtgatAACCaccagccagcccatggcactGACAAGGCCACGGTGGCAGCCAACGAGGAGGCCAACCATGTGGAGGATGAGCAGAGCGGGGAGGGAGGCAGGTGTCCTGAGGCGGATGGGGAGGTGTCTTCACGAGCCGGCTGCAATGCCGACCAGACAGTGGAGAGGGACAGTTTTTAG
- the SLC16A8 gene encoding monocarboxylate transporter 3 (The RefSeq protein has 5 substitutions compared to this genomic sequence) produces the protein MGRADREEGQLPAPVKPPDGGWGWIVLFGCFVITGFSYAFPKAVSVYFKELMKDFHVGYSDTAWISSIMLAMLYGTGPVCSIMVNQFGCRPVMLIGGLLASSGMILASFTTNIIELYLTAGVLTGLGMALNFQPSLIMLGTYFDKRRPLANGLAAAGSPVFLSSLSPLGQVLLEKFGWRGGFLIMGGLLLNCCTCGAVMRPLDAGMKRKTEKAQDKYEAKEMLPIGGKSEEGISTTDGTKKTKKAKKKPKKGKKLLDFSIFSNRGFIIYTISKFILVLGLFVPPILLVNYPKDTGVPDTEAAFLLSIIGFIDIFARPACGMVAGLKWVRPHVAYLFSFAMLFNGSTDICSARASNYTGLVIFCVFFGISYGMVGALQFEVLMAIVGSQKFSSAIGLVLLIEAFAVLIGPPSAGRLVDALKNYEVIFYLAGSEVVLSALFLAMATYCCLNRGKKTPPPEKNPSAGGGSDTEEAESDVQEAEEHSSDNHQPAHGTDKATVAANEEANHVEDEQSGEGGRCPEADGEASSRAGCNADQTVERDSF, from the exons ATGGGGAGAGCTGACCCAGAGGaagggcagctcccagctcccgtGAAGCCCCCAGATGGCGGCTGGGGCTGGATCGTGCTTTTTGGCTGCTTTGTGATCACTGGCTTCTCCTATGCCTTCCCAAAAGCTGTCAGTGTCTACTTCAAGGAGCTCATGAAAGATTTCCACGTGGGTTACAGTGACACGGCCTGGATCTCCTCTATCATGCTAGCCATGCTCTATGGAACAG gACCAGTATGCAGCATCATGGTGAACCAGTTTGGCTGCCGGCCTGTGATGCTCATTGGAGGGCTGCTAGCTTCTTCTGGAATGATTCTGGCATCTTTTACCACCAACATCATTGAGCTTTATTTGACAGCTGGTGTGCTGACAG GTCTGGGTATGGCGTTGAACTTCCAGCCCTCTCTTATCATGCTGGGCACCTACTTCGACAAACGTCGGCCTCTTGCCAATGgactggctgctgctgggagccctgtcttcctttcctccctctctccactGGGACaagtgctgctggagaagtTTGGTTGGCGAGGAGGGTTCCTCATCATGGGGGGCCTTCTGCTCAACTGCTGCACTTGTGGGGCAGTCATGAGACCCCTGGATGCGGGCATGAAGCGGAAAACGGAGAAGGCTCAGGACAAATATGAAGCCAAGGAGATGCTGCCCATGGGAGGCAAGTCAGAGGAGGGCATCAGCACCACTGATGGAACCAAGAAAACCAAGAAAGCCAAAAAGAAGcccaagaaaggaaagaagctgttGGATTTTAGCATCTTTTCCAACCGAGGCTTCATCATTTACACTATCTCAAAGTTCATCTTGGTCTTGGGTCTCTTCGTGCCCCCCATCTTGCTGGTCAACTATGCCAAGGACACAGGAGTACCGGACACAGAGGCTGCATTCTTGCTCTCCATCATTGGTTTCATTGACATCTTTGCCCGACCAGCGTGTGGCATGGTGGCAGGCTTGAAGTGGGTCCGCCCTCATGTGGCATACCTGTTCAGCTTTGCTATGCTCTTCAACGGCTTGACAGACATCTGCAGTGCCAGGGCTAGCAATTACACAGGGCTGGTCatcttctgtgtcttttttgGCATTTCTTACGGCATGGTAGGGGCTCTGCAGTTTGAGGTGCTGATGGCCATCGTTGGCTCCCAGAAGTTCTCCAGTGCCATCGGGCTGGTCCTACTTATCGAGGCTTTTGCTGTGCTCATTGGTCCACCCTCTGCAG GCCGCTTGGTTGACGCTCTCAAGAACTACGAGGTGATCTTCTACTTGGCGGGCTCAGAGGTGGTGCTCTCAGCTCTCTTCCTGGCCATGGCCACCTACTGCTGCCTGAACCGAGGGAAGAAGACGCCTCCCCCAGAGAAGAACCCTTCAGCGGGTGGTGGGAGCGACACTGAAGAAGCTGAGTCTGATGtgcaggaagctgaggagcacagcagtgatAACCaccagccagcccatggcactGACAAGGCCACGGTGGCAGCCAACGAGGAGGCCAACCATGTGGAGGATGAGCAGAGCGGGGAGGGAGGCAGGTGTCCTGAGGCGGATGGGGAGGTGTCTTCACGAGCCGGCTGCAATGCCGACCAGACAGTGGAGAGGGACAGTTTTTAG
- the PICK1 gene encoding PRKCA-binding protein isoform X3, producing MFADLDYDIEEDKLGIPTVPGTVTLKKDSQNLIGISIGGGAQYCPCLYIVQVFDNTPAALDGTVAAGDEITGVNGKSVKGKTKVEVAKMIQMVKGEVTIHYNKLQADPKQGKSLDIVLKKVKHRLVENMSSGTADALGLSRAILCNDGLVKRLEELERTAELYKGLTEHTKSLLRAFFELSQTHRAFGDVFSVIGVREPQPAASEAFVKFADAHRNIEKFGIHLLKTIKPMLTDLNTYLNKAIPDTRLTIKKYLDVKFEYLSYCLKVKEMDDEEYSCIALGEPLYRVSTGNYEYRLILRCRQEARTRFAKMRKDVLEKIELLDQKHVQDIVFQLQRFVSTMSKYYDDCYAVLRDADVFPIEVDLARTTLNYGQKDTYTDGAEEEEGGGSERESSGKEDANGEKLIDDA from the exons AGGGATCCCCACTGTACCTGGAACAGTGACCCTGAAGAAGGACTCCCAGAACCTCATTGGGATCAGCATTGGGGGAGGAGCACAATACTGCCCCTGTCTCTATATTGTCCAG GTATTCGATAACACTCCGGCAGCCTTAGATGGGACTGTGGCAGCGGGTGACGAAATCACAGGGGTCAATGGCAAGTCTGTCAAAGGGAAGACCAAGGTGGAAGTGGCCAAGATGATACAGATGGTAAAG GGTGAAGTGACAATTCACTACAACAAACTTCAGGCTGACCCAAAGCAGGGCAAGTCTTTGGATATCG TATTGAAGAAGGTAAAGCATCGTCTGGTGGAGAACATGAGCTCAGGGACAGCAGATGCCCTGGGGTTAAGCCGAGCCATACTTTGCAATG ATGGATTGGTGAAGAGATtggaggagctggagaggaCTGCAGAACTGTACAAAG GCTTGACAGAACACACCAAGAGCCTTCTCAGAGCTTTCTTTGAGCTATCCCAGACGCACAGAG CATTTGGAGACGTTTTCTCTGTCATTGGTGTACGGGAGCCTCAGCCAGCTGCCAGTGAAGCTTTTGTGAAGTTTGCTGATGCCCATCGCAACATTGAGAAGTTTGGGATTCACCTTCTGAAAACGATTAAGCCG ATGCTGACTGACTTGAACACGTATCTGAATAAAGCCATTCCTGACACAAGGCTGACTATCAAAAAATACCTGGATGTCAAGTTTGAATATTTG TCTTACTGCCTGAAAGTCAAAGAGATGGATGATGAAGAGTACAGCTGCATA GCTCTGGGTGAGCCCCTCTACCGAGTCAGCACTGGGAACTACGAGTACCGCCTTATCCTGCGTTGCCGCCAGGAGGCTCGTACACGTTTTGCCAAGATGAGGAAAGACGTGCTAGAGAAAATAGAGCTCCTAGACCAGAAACATG TGCAGGACATCGTGTTCCAGCTCCAGCGTTTTGTCTCCACAATGTCAAAGTACTATGACGACTGCTACGCTGTGCTCCGAGACGCAGATGTCTTTCCCATTGAGGTGGACCTTGCCCGCACTACTCTGAACTATGGGCAGAAGGACACATACACAGATGgggcagaagaagaagaaggaggggGAAGTGAGAGAGAGAGTAGTGGGAAGGAGGATGCAAATGGTGAAAAGCTCATTGATGATGCCTGA
- the PICK1 gene encoding PRKCA-binding protein isoform X2, with translation MQGVCSKCFQTIRFQLAKTMFADLDYDIEEDKLGIPTVPGTVTLKKDSQNLIGISIGGGAQYCPCLYIVQVFDNTPAALDGTVAAGDEITGVNGKSVKGKTKVEVAKMIQMVKGEVTIHYNKLQADPKQGKSLDIVLKKVKHRLVENMSSGTADALGLSRAILCNDGLVKRLEELERTAELYKGLTEHTKSLLRAFFELSQTHRAFGDVFSVIGVREPQPAASEAFVKFADAHRNIEKFGIHLLKTIKPMLTDLNTYLNKAIPDTRLTIKKYLDVKFEYLSYCLKVKEMDDEEYSCIALGEPLYRVSTGNYEYRLILRCRQEARTRFAKMRKDVLEKIELLDQKHVQDIVFQLQRFVSTMSKYYDDCYAVLRDADVFPIEVDLARTTLNYGQKDTYTDGAEEEEGGGSERESSGKEDANGEKLIDDA, from the exons AGGGATCCCCACTGTACCTGGAACAGTGACCCTGAAGAAGGACTCCCAGAACCTCATTGGGATCAGCATTGGGGGAGGAGCACAATACTGCCCCTGTCTCTATATTGTCCAG GTATTCGATAACACTCCGGCAGCCTTAGATGGGACTGTGGCAGCGGGTGACGAAATCACAGGGGTCAATGGCAAGTCTGTCAAAGGGAAGACCAAGGTGGAAGTGGCCAAGATGATACAGATGGTAAAG GGTGAAGTGACAATTCACTACAACAAACTTCAGGCTGACCCAAAGCAGGGCAAGTCTTTGGATATCG TATTGAAGAAGGTAAAGCATCGTCTGGTGGAGAACATGAGCTCAGGGACAGCAGATGCCCTGGGGTTAAGCCGAGCCATACTTTGCAATG ATGGATTGGTGAAGAGATtggaggagctggagaggaCTGCAGAACTGTACAAAG GCTTGACAGAACACACCAAGAGCCTTCTCAGAGCTTTCTTTGAGCTATCCCAGACGCACAGAG CATTTGGAGACGTTTTCTCTGTCATTGGTGTACGGGAGCCTCAGCCAGCTGCCAGTGAAGCTTTTGTGAAGTTTGCTGATGCCCATCGCAACATTGAGAAGTTTGGGATTCACCTTCTGAAAACGATTAAGCCG ATGCTGACTGACTTGAACACGTATCTGAATAAAGCCATTCCTGACACAAGGCTGACTATCAAAAAATACCTGGATGTCAAGTTTGAATATTTG TCTTACTGCCTGAAAGTCAAAGAGATGGATGATGAAGAGTACAGCTGCATA GCTCTGGGTGAGCCCCTCTACCGAGTCAGCACTGGGAACTACGAGTACCGCCTTATCCTGCGTTGCCGCCAGGAGGCTCGTACACGTTTTGCCAAGATGAGGAAAGACGTGCTAGAGAAAATAGAGCTCCTAGACCAGAAACATG TGCAGGACATCGTGTTCCAGCTCCAGCGTTTTGTCTCCACAATGTCAAAGTACTATGACGACTGCTACGCTGTGCTCCGAGACGCAGATGTCTTTCCCATTGAGGTGGACCTTGCCCGCACTACTCTGAACTATGGGCAGAAGGACACATACACAGATGgggcagaagaagaagaaggaggggGAAGTGAGAGAGAGAGTAGTGGGAAGGAGGATGCAAATGGTGAAAAGCTCATTGATGATGCCTGA
- the PICK1 gene encoding PRKCA-binding protein isoform X1 codes for MQAPGPYFIPSIRGVCSKCFQTIRFQLAKTMFADLDYDIEEDKLGIPTVPGTVTLKKDSQNLIGISIGGGAQYCPCLYIVQVFDNTPAALDGTVAAGDEITGVNGKSVKGKTKVEVAKMIQMVKGEVTIHYNKLQADPKQGKSLDIVLKKVKHRLVENMSSGTADALGLSRAILCNDGLVKRLEELERTAELYKGLTEHTKSLLRAFFELSQTHRAFGDVFSVIGVREPQPAASEAFVKFADAHRNIEKFGIHLLKTIKPMLTDLNTYLNKAIPDTRLTIKKYLDVKFEYLSYCLKVKEMDDEEYSCIALGEPLYRVSTGNYEYRLILRCRQEARTRFAKMRKDVLEKIELLDQKHVQDIVFQLQRFVSTMSKYYDDCYAVLRDADVFPIEVDLARTTLNYGQKDTYTDGAEEEEGGGSERESSGKEDANGEKLIDDA; via the exons AGGGATCCCCACTGTACCTGGAACAGTGACCCTGAAGAAGGACTCCCAGAACCTCATTGGGATCAGCATTGGGGGAGGAGCACAATACTGCCCCTGTCTCTATATTGTCCAG GTATTCGATAACACTCCGGCAGCCTTAGATGGGACTGTGGCAGCGGGTGACGAAATCACAGGGGTCAATGGCAAGTCTGTCAAAGGGAAGACCAAGGTGGAAGTGGCCAAGATGATACAGATGGTAAAG GGTGAAGTGACAATTCACTACAACAAACTTCAGGCTGACCCAAAGCAGGGCAAGTCTTTGGATATCG TATTGAAGAAGGTAAAGCATCGTCTGGTGGAGAACATGAGCTCAGGGACAGCAGATGCCCTGGGGTTAAGCCGAGCCATACTTTGCAATG ATGGATTGGTGAAGAGATtggaggagctggagaggaCTGCAGAACTGTACAAAG GCTTGACAGAACACACCAAGAGCCTTCTCAGAGCTTTCTTTGAGCTATCCCAGACGCACAGAG CATTTGGAGACGTTTTCTCTGTCATTGGTGTACGGGAGCCTCAGCCAGCTGCCAGTGAAGCTTTTGTGAAGTTTGCTGATGCCCATCGCAACATTGAGAAGTTTGGGATTCACCTTCTGAAAACGATTAAGCCG ATGCTGACTGACTTGAACACGTATCTGAATAAAGCCATTCCTGACACAAGGCTGACTATCAAAAAATACCTGGATGTCAAGTTTGAATATTTG TCTTACTGCCTGAAAGTCAAAGAGATGGATGATGAAGAGTACAGCTGCATA GCTCTGGGTGAGCCCCTCTACCGAGTCAGCACTGGGAACTACGAGTACCGCCTTATCCTGCGTTGCCGCCAGGAGGCTCGTACACGTTTTGCCAAGATGAGGAAAGACGTGCTAGAGAAAATAGAGCTCCTAGACCAGAAACATG TGCAGGACATCGTGTTCCAGCTCCAGCGTTTTGTCTCCACAATGTCAAAGTACTATGACGACTGCTACGCTGTGCTCCGAGACGCAGATGTCTTTCCCATTGAGGTGGACCTTGCCCGCACTACTCTGAACTATGGGCAGAAGGACACATACACAGATGgggcagaagaagaagaaggaggggGAAGTGAGAGAGAGAGTAGTGGGAAGGAGGATGCAAATGGTGAAAAGCTCATTGATGATGCCTGA